A genomic region of Runella rosea contains the following coding sequences:
- a CDS encoding MBL fold metallo-hydrolase RNA specificity domain-containing protein — protein MKINFYGAARRVTGTKHLITTEQGTKILLDCGLFQGINTQDLNQNLGFSAKDIDVVILSHAHIDHAGLLPRLVRQGYRGPIYCTPPTADLCNIMLLDSAFIQQKDLERINERRRRKGDAVLELLYDENDVRQTLELFVTVGYHEDFWLNRDEVKVRFTDTGHILGSAAVHLTIKEQGVEKQVTFSGDVGRPNDKILRSPEPFPQAQVIICESTYGNRVHEPEPDMKAHLLRIVRDTCVTRGGKLIIPAFAVDRTQELIYALDQLENEGLLPRLKVFIDSPLAIKATSIMRKHDEYFNPDIVEYIEKDGDAFNFPNLHYISDVEQSKAINNLKEPCVIISASGMAEAGRIKHHIKNNILDPDSTILLVGYCSPDSLGAALKRGQPEVKIFGETYQVRARVEVMDSFSAHADYTELIQFLKCQDPTQVKALFLVHGEYENQVEFKARLEAEGFRNVEIPAQGEGFFL, from the coding sequence ATGAAAATAAACTTCTATGGTGCAGCACGCCGTGTAACGGGTACTAAGCACCTGATTACGACCGAACAGGGAACGAAAATTTTGCTTGATTGTGGGCTTTTTCAGGGCATAAACACCCAAGACCTCAATCAAAACCTTGGTTTTAGTGCCAAAGATATTGATGTTGTCATTCTTTCTCATGCTCACATTGACCACGCTGGGTTGCTGCCTCGTTTGGTCCGTCAGGGATACCGTGGGCCTATTTACTGCACTCCGCCTACCGCCGACTTGTGCAATATTATGCTGCTCGACAGTGCGTTTATTCAACAAAAAGACCTCGAACGCATCAACGAGCGTCGTCGCCGTAAAGGGGATGCTGTACTGGAGTTACTTTACGACGAAAACGATGTGCGCCAAACGCTTGAATTATTTGTTACCGTGGGATACCACGAAGATTTTTGGCTCAATCGTGATGAAGTAAAAGTCCGATTTACCGATACGGGCCACATCTTAGGCAGTGCGGCGGTACATTTGACGATTAAGGAGCAAGGTGTTGAAAAACAAGTAACTTTTTCGGGAGATGTGGGTCGTCCGAATGATAAAATTTTGCGAAGCCCCGAACCCTTTCCGCAGGCACAGGTGATTATTTGTGAATCCACCTACGGGAACCGGGTCCACGAGCCCGAGCCCGACATGAAGGCGCATTTGCTGCGTATTGTGCGCGATACCTGTGTAACGCGTGGGGGTAAACTTATCATTCCCGCTTTTGCCGTCGACCGTACGCAGGAGCTAATTTATGCGCTTGACCAACTTGAAAATGAAGGATTGCTGCCGCGGCTCAAAGTGTTTATTGATAGTCCGTTGGCCATAAAAGCGACCTCTATCATGCGAAAGCACGACGAATATTTTAACCCCGATATTGTGGAATACATCGAAAAAGACGGCGATGCGTTCAATTTTCCTAATTTACACTACATATCGGATGTGGAACAATCCAAGGCCATTAACAACCTTAAAGAGCCTTGTGTGATTATTTCAGCCTCGGGCATGGCCGAAGCGGGGCGTATCAAACACCACATTAAAAATAATATTCTTGACCCCGACAGCACTATTTTGCTGGTAGGGTATTGCTCGCCCGATAGCCTCGGTGCTGCGCTTAAACGTGGCCAACCAGAGGTGAAAATATTTGGAGAAACCTACCAAGTACGAGCACGGGTGGAGGTAATGGATTCATTCTCAGCCCATGCTGACTATACCGAACTCATTCAGTTTTTGAAATGCCAAGACCCTACACAGGTAAAAGCGCTATTTTTGGTTCATGGCGAATACGAAAATCAAGTAGAATTTAAGGCGCGACTTGAAGCCGAAGGATTCCGAAATGTTGAAATTCCCGCGCAGGGAGAAGGCTTCTTTCTGTAA
- a CDS encoding DUF1553 domain-containing protein: MKPKWIFTGGVAVILLSSFSFLGMFEHRVDFNDEVKPILNKHCMACHGGVKKAGGVSFLFEQDMYQPAKSGKPPVVAGDADDSEMMRRILLPEGHEDKMPKDGPSLTEEEIEVLTKWIDQGAQWGNHWAYNRIERPEVPKIGSFWARIGLTNDEETRWAKNEIDHFVLEKLREQGLKPAPEADRATLIRRVSLDLTGLPPTDAQVQQFLRDTSPKAYETLVDSLLASSAYGERWAGTWLDLARYADTKGYERDPGRSIWRYRDWLIKAYNEDKPYDRFVTEQLAGDLLPNATDDNLIATGFHRNTMTNDEGGTQDEEFRVAAVIDRVNTTWDVFQGTTFSCVQCHSHPYDPFRHEEYYKYMAFFNNSRDEDVTSETPTLRFYKNEDSLKIAKVESWIQQNTSKNGTNAMNLAEFRQFVRIMEPKVNSHDFDQHVNASLLDAKYFGIQDNGSARWQNVTLTGKRRLLIAIGTNAENALLELHQDSLRGKIVASLAVPKTGGAGRDTVIILPVLPDAGKRTLYWTLKSTKTPKEWVQIKWATFQQALPGSDQPAFAEIEKEYAQILTGNVENTPIMYDGHGDLARQTHVFVRGNWTVKGDKVQPDVPGIFKATGAENDTRQPKSTNRLGLAQWMTSRNHPLTARVAVNRLWEQLFGTGIVETVEDFGSQGIAPTHQSLLDWLSVELMETQQWSIKKMLKKIVLSATYRQSSAVTPEKLEKDPYNKWLSRGARVRLTAEQVRDQMLAVSGLLSRKMYGKSVMPLQPDNIWLSPYDGAKWQLSAGEDRYRRALYIYWKRTAPYPSMVTFDAPSREFCQVRRLRTNTPLQALVTLNDPVYLEVAHCFSETIAAQYSQPQQQIREAYRRLTYRTISPKRLQVLTKLYQKSLAEYRKNPEGAKKLLANEPNARPELAALAVTTNAMLNLDEVVTKE; encoded by the coding sequence ATGAAACCAAAATGGATATTTACGGGAGGGGTGGCAGTGATATTGCTGAGCTCATTTTCGTTTTTAGGAATGTTTGAACATCGGGTGGATTTCAACGACGAGGTGAAACCCATTTTGAATAAACATTGCATGGCATGTCATGGAGGTGTGAAGAAGGCGGGCGGGGTAAGTTTTTTGTTCGAACAGGATATGTACCAACCTGCTAAGTCGGGCAAGCCACCTGTGGTGGCGGGCGATGCCGATGATAGTGAAATGATGCGGCGTATTTTATTGCCCGAAGGGCACGAAGATAAAATGCCTAAAGACGGTCCGTCGTTGACGGAAGAAGAAATTGAGGTACTCACGAAATGGATTGATCAAGGTGCTCAATGGGGGAATCACTGGGCTTACAACCGCATCGAGCGTCCAGAGGTGCCCAAGATTGGCAGTTTTTGGGCGCGAATCGGCTTAACTAACGACGAAGAAACCCGTTGGGCCAAAAATGAAATTGACCATTTTGTTCTTGAAAAACTACGAGAGCAAGGCCTTAAACCTGCCCCCGAAGCCGACCGCGCCACGCTCATTCGGCGGGTAAGCCTCGACCTGACAGGCCTCCCACCTACAGATGCACAGGTGCAACAATTTCTTCGTGATACATCGCCCAAAGCTTACGAAACGCTCGTCGATTCGCTGTTGGCTTCGTCGGCTTACGGAGAACGTTGGGCGGGTACATGGTTGGATTTGGCGCGCTATGCAGATACCAAAGGCTACGAACGCGACCCTGGACGCAGCATCTGGCGCTATCGCGATTGGCTTATCAAAGCCTATAACGAAGATAAACCCTACGACCGATTTGTCACTGAACAGTTGGCGGGAGATTTGTTGCCCAACGCGACGGACGATAACCTCATTGCCACTGGATTTCACCGCAATACCATGACCAATGATGAGGGCGGTACGCAGGACGAAGAGTTTCGCGTTGCGGCGGTCATCGACCGGGTAAATACCACTTGGGATGTTTTTCAGGGAACTACTTTTAGTTGTGTGCAATGCCATAGCCATCCTTACGACCCGTTTAGGCACGAAGAATATTACAAATACATGGCGTTTTTTAATAATTCTCGTGATGAAGACGTCACCAGCGAAACACCTACGTTGCGTTTTTATAAGAACGAAGATTCACTGAAAATTGCGAAAGTAGAAAGTTGGATTCAACAAAATACCTCCAAAAATGGGACAAATGCGATGAACCTTGCTGAGTTTCGGCAGTTTGTACGCATCATGGAGCCTAAGGTTAATTCCCACGATTTTGACCAACATGTCAATGCGTCGTTGCTGGATGCCAAATATTTTGGTATTCAGGACAATGGTTCAGCGCGCTGGCAGAATGTGACGCTGACGGGCAAACGTCGCCTTTTGATAGCCATTGGGACCAACGCCGAAAATGCGTTGTTAGAACTGCATCAGGATAGTTTGCGGGGCAAAATAGTAGCATCGTTGGCGGTTCCCAAGACGGGAGGCGCAGGTCGAGATACCGTCATAATTTTGCCAGTATTGCCCGATGCTGGAAAAAGGACGCTTTACTGGACGCTCAAAAGCACCAAAACACCCAAAGAATGGGTGCAGATTAAATGGGCGACGTTTCAGCAAGCGCTACCAGGAAGTGACCAACCCGCATTTGCCGAAATTGAAAAAGAATACGCCCAAATCTTGACGGGTAATGTCGAAAACACACCTATTATGTACGATGGTCACGGGGACTTGGCCCGTCAAACCCACGTGTTTGTTCGCGGAAATTGGACCGTAAAAGGAGACAAAGTTCAGCCTGATGTACCAGGTATTTTTAAAGCAACGGGCGCAGAAAACGATACGCGGCAACCAAAATCAACCAACCGTTTGGGTTTGGCCCAGTGGATGACCTCACGCAACCACCCGCTGACGGCCCGCGTAGCCGTAAATCGTTTGTGGGAACAGTTGTTTGGAACGGGTATCGTAGAAACGGTAGAAGATTTTGGCTCTCAGGGTATTGCCCCTACGCATCAATCGTTGCTTGATTGGCTTTCGGTAGAACTTATGGAAACGCAGCAGTGGAGTATTAAGAAGATGTTGAAAAAAATCGTGCTGTCGGCCACCTATCGTCAAAGCTCGGCGGTGACACCCGAAAAATTAGAAAAAGACCCCTACAACAAATGGCTGTCGCGCGGGGCACGGGTCCGCCTGACGGCCGAGCAGGTACGCGATCAAATGCTGGCTGTCAGTGGATTATTGTCCCGAAAAATGTACGGAAAAAGCGTAATGCCTTTGCAGCCTGATAATATCTGGCTGTCGCCCTATGACGGAGCCAAGTGGCAACTCAGCGCGGGCGAAGATCGCTACCGACGCGCCTTGTATATTTATTGGAAACGCACCGCACCGTATCCCTCTATGGTGACCTTCGATGCGCCGAGCCGAGAGTTTTGTCAAGTACGACGTTTACGGACCAATACGCCTTTGCAAGCCTTGGTGACGCTCAATGACCCCGTGTATCTGGAAGTGGCGCATTGCTTTTCTGAGACGATTGCGGCGCAATATTCCCAGCCTCAGCAGCAGATTCGGGAGGCTTATCGCCGCCTGACGTACCGTACCATTTCGCCCAAACGCTTACAGGTGTTGACGAAGTTGTATCAAAAATCACTGGCCGAATACCGCAAGAACCCCGAAGGGGCAAAGAAACTCCTGGCCAACGAACCCAATGCGAGACCAGAACTCGCCGCCCTAGCCGTAACCACCAACGCCATGCTTAATTTGGATGAGGTCGTAACGAAAGAATAG
- the alaS gene encoding alanine--tRNA ligase: MTSHEIRQAFLDFFKSKGHLIVPSAPLVAKNDPTLMFNNSGMAQFKDFFLGNGTPPSKRIADTQKCLRVSGKHNDLEDVGFDTYHHTMFEMLGNWSFGDYFKKEALAWSWELLTEVYKLPKERIYVSVFKGDEKDGVPFDQEAWDIWKEMVGEDRIILGNKKDNFWEMGDTGPCGPCSEIHIDLRDQAEVDAKSGKELVNADHPQVVEIWNNVFMQFERKADGSLISLPSKHVDTGMGFERLCMAIQGKKSNYDTDIFQNTIQVIEKMCGKKYGVNGTLNTTDYTDIAMRVIADHLRAVSFAIADGQLPSNAKAGYVIRRILRRAIRYGYSYLGFTEPFMSQLVPVLAEQFKDVFPELKAQEDFVTRVVNEEEKSFLRTLEAGIKRFEIISAQTPAGGIINGETVFELSDTFGFPVDLTALLAKEKGYKIDEAGYEKALAEQKNRSRQDAAKEATDWVEVSEGGDFEFLGYDTLEANAQIVKYRKVKTKAGEEYHIVLDRTPFYAEMGGQVGDSGELVMSSKGQEIKIKIVDTKKENDLFIHVSRDKNLDEILLTPDYSLLASVDAHRRQNIMRNHTATHLMLAGLRKVLGTHIVQKGSYQNDEVTRFDFSHFAKVTDEELKQVEDIVNAKIRANIVQKTYVNVPIDEAIKKGATATFGEKYGDFVRVVEFDPQFSVELCGGTHVPSTGEIALFKFTSEGSVSAGVRRVEAVTGEKAMEIISRQADVISQLEELFKGQKDVVKAVENLLSEKATLLKRIEALENEKLQQTKQGLLAQAETKGEISVIIARVDVANADALKSLAYQLKESLSTCFIVLGTVLNGKPQLAVMLSEDLVAQGKHAGNIVKDLAKEVKGGGGGQPFFATAGGSDVSGLDAALAKAKTIL; the protein is encoded by the coding sequence ATGACTTCCCACGAAATCCGTCAAGCGTTTTTAGACTTTTTTAAAAGTAAAGGCCACCTCATTGTGCCCTCGGCACCGCTTGTGGCAAAAAATGACCCCACACTCATGTTCAATAACTCGGGCATGGCGCAGTTTAAAGATTTCTTTTTGGGCAACGGCACGCCACCAAGTAAGCGTATCGCCGACACCCAGAAATGTCTGCGCGTGAGTGGCAAACACAACGACCTCGAAGATGTGGGTTTTGATACCTATCACCATACGATGTTTGAGATGCTAGGCAACTGGTCGTTTGGCGATTATTTCAAAAAAGAAGCCCTTGCGTGGTCGTGGGAATTGCTCACCGAAGTTTATAAACTCCCCAAAGAGCGCATTTACGTATCGGTTTTTAAAGGCGACGAAAAAGACGGCGTTCCTTTTGACCAAGAAGCCTGGGATATTTGGAAAGAAATGGTGGGCGAAGACCGCATCATTTTAGGTAATAAAAAAGACAATTTCTGGGAAATGGGCGATACAGGCCCCTGCGGCCCCTGCTCAGAAATCCACATTGACCTCCGCGACCAAGCCGAAGTAGATGCCAAGTCGGGCAAAGAACTCGTCAACGCCGACCACCCGCAAGTAGTGGAAATTTGGAACAACGTGTTTATGCAGTTTGAGCGCAAAGCCGACGGTTCATTGATTTCGTTACCTTCCAAACACGTTGATACTGGCATGGGCTTTGAACGCCTTTGCATGGCTATTCAGGGCAAAAAATCAAACTACGACACCGATATTTTCCAAAATACCATTCAGGTCATTGAGAAAATGTGCGGTAAAAAATACGGCGTAAACGGCACGCTCAACACGACCGATTATACCGACATCGCTATGCGTGTCATTGCCGACCACCTGCGCGCCGTGAGCTTTGCCATTGCCGATGGGCAGTTGCCTTCCAACGCCAAAGCGGGCTACGTCATTCGTCGTATTCTGCGTCGGGCTATTCGCTATGGTTATTCGTATTTGGGCTTCACTGAGCCGTTTATGAGTCAGTTGGTACCAGTACTAGCCGAGCAGTTCAAGGATGTTTTTCCCGAACTCAAAGCACAGGAAGACTTCGTAACCCGCGTGGTAAATGAAGAAGAAAAAAGCTTTTTGCGTACGTTGGAAGCGGGTATCAAACGTTTTGAAATCATCAGCGCACAAACGCCAGCGGGAGGAATCATCAACGGGGAAACTGTTTTTGAATTATCCGACACCTTTGGTTTTCCAGTGGATTTAACGGCTCTGTTGGCCAAAGAAAAAGGTTATAAAATCGACGAAGCTGGCTACGAAAAAGCGTTGGCCGAACAAAAAAATCGCAGCCGTCAGGACGCAGCTAAGGAGGCCACCGACTGGGTAGAAGTGAGTGAGGGCGGCGATTTCGAGTTTCTGGGCTACGATACCCTTGAAGCCAACGCTCAAATCGTGAAATACCGCAAAGTGAAAACCAAAGCGGGCGAAGAATATCACATCGTGCTGGACCGCACGCCATTTTATGCCGAAATGGGAGGACAAGTGGGCGATAGTGGTGAATTAGTAATGAGCAGCAAAGGGCAAGAAATAAAAATAAAGATCGTAGACACCAAGAAAGAAAACGATTTATTTATCCATGTTTCTAGGGATAAAAATCTGGATGAAATCCTCCTTACGCCCGACTACTCGCTCCTCGCTTCTGTAGACGCTCACCGCCGTCAGAACATCATGCGTAACCACACCGCTACGCACTTGATGCTAGCAGGTTTGCGGAAAGTGTTGGGTACGCACATCGTGCAAAAAGGTTCGTATCAAAACGACGAAGTAACGCGTTTTGACTTCTCGCACTTCGCCAAAGTAACCGACGAGGAATTAAAGCAAGTAGAAGACATTGTAAACGCTAAGATTCGCGCCAACATTGTCCAAAAAACCTACGTCAACGTACCCATTGATGAAGCCATCAAAAAAGGCGCAACGGCTACATTTGGCGAAAAATACGGCGATTTTGTCCGCGTCGTAGAGTTTGACCCGCAGTTTTCGGTCGAGCTTTGCGGAGGTACTCACGTGCCTTCTACGGGCGAGATTGCACTTTTTAAGTTCACCTCCGAAGGCTCTGTATCGGCAGGTGTACGCCGCGTGGAGGCCGTAACGGGTGAAAAAGCAATGGAAATCATCAGCCGTCAGGCAGATGTTATCAGCCAATTGGAAGAACTGTTCAAAGGCCAAAAAGACGTGGTGAAAGCCGTAGAAAACTTGCTTTCGGAGAAGGCCACGTTGCTCAAACGCATTGAAGCCCTTGAAAACGAAAAGTTGCAACAAACCAAACAAGGTTTATTGGCTCAGGCAGAAACTAAAGGTGAAATTTCGGTCATCATTGCGCGGGTAGACGTTGCCAACGCGGATGCACTCAAATCGTTGGCGTACCAACTGAAGGAGTCGTTAAGTACCTGTTTCATTGTATTGGGAACCGTACTGAACGGCAAGCCACAATTGGCCGTGATGCTTTCGGAAGATTTGGTAGCGCAGGGCAAACATGCCGGCAACATCGTCAAAGACCTCGCCAAAGAAGTCAAAGGCGGCGGCGGCGGACAGCCTTTCTTTGCCACTGCTGGCGGCTCGGATGTAAGCGGACTTGATGCGGCATTAGCAAAGGCAAAGACGATTCTATAG
- a CDS encoding alpha/beta hydrolase produces MTEITQNLIAKDGLALFARAWPIETPKGVIALIHGFGEHSGRYAHLAEFFNKNGYSVYALDNRGHGKSEGKRGHAPKYDAYLDDIETFLEFVTSKTSPAPLFLYGHSMGGNLALNYVLRRKPVLKGLIVSGPWIQLAFEPKPILITLGKLMRTVFPGFSQDSGLAQEHISKDPTVVEAYKNDPLVHGLITASASIGILEAAAFLNSFSGAMPVPTLLMHAAEDKLTSQPASEAFAHRVSGPITYKKWDGMYHEIHNEPGKLEVFNYMLGWMERNV; encoded by the coding sequence ATGACCGAAATTACCCAAAACCTTATTGCAAAAGACGGGCTTGCACTGTTTGCCCGGGCATGGCCCATCGAAACCCCTAAGGGCGTCATTGCCCTCATCCACGGTTTTGGAGAACACAGCGGCAGGTATGCGCATCTAGCCGAATTTTTCAACAAAAATGGGTATTCTGTTTACGCCCTTGACAACCGAGGACACGGAAAATCGGAAGGTAAACGCGGACATGCCCCCAAATACGACGCGTATTTAGATGATATTGAGACTTTTTTGGAATTTGTCACCTCTAAAACCTCTCCCGCACCTTTGTTTCTTTACGGGCATTCGATGGGCGGAAATTTGGCATTGAACTATGTATTACGCCGTAAGCCCGTCCTGAAAGGGCTGATTGTCAGTGGTCCGTGGATACAATTAGCGTTTGAGCCTAAACCCATTTTGATTACGTTGGGCAAACTGATGCGCACGGTTTTTCCTGGATTCAGTCAAGATAGTGGCTTGGCTCAAGAGCATATCTCAAAAGACCCAACGGTGGTAGAAGCGTATAAAAATGACCCGTTGGTGCATGGTTTGATAACGGCATCGGCTAGTATCGGCATTTTGGAAGCGGCCGCTTTTCTCAACAGTTTTTCGGGGGCAATGCCCGTTCCAACCTTATTGATGCACGCCGCAGAGGACAAATTAACCTCTCAACCCGCAAGTGAGGCATTTGCGCATCGAGTAAGCGGTCCTATCACCTACAAAAAATGGGATGGAATGTACCACGAAATTCATAATGAACCAGGAAAGTTGGAGGTGTTTAACTATATGCTCGGTTGGATGGAAAGAAATGTTTGA
- a CDS encoding penicillin acylase family protein, translated as MKYIRALLSLLVAGGLTYLLNQPLGPAPALGPFFSPFTGFWQNDEAPQKASSSELKLQGLKGEVIVKYDDNGVPHIFAENDADLFFAQGYIIARDRLWQMDFYTRVTSGRLSEVMGPLALDFDRYNRRLQLPEGAAKLAEAFMKDPDSKLVAESYSAGINAYIEQVEYKDLAIEFKILGYRPEAWSPLKTALVEMLMRKDMNARSDDYRMSNTLAVHGEEVVKDLFPDYPIEESPIIPKGTKWTFTPVAVPKVPEMLKASVAARLDIESENPGIGSNNWAVHGSRTSTGLPLLSNDPHLGLSLPSIWYQMQLVSPTVNVYGVCVPGWPGIGIGFNKDIAWGMTNVGSDVFDFYQIKFKDKTQKEYQHDGQWRPVTMKINEFRVKGEAKTVLDTVRYTHHGPVLYSDGQTPFMGDLPVGHALTWIGPVAVGNSLKALYMINRAKNYDDYRAIMPYLASPAFNVVFASNQNDVAITSAGQLPLKWKEQGKFVLDGANPAHDWRDWIPVEQNPYVKNPARGYVSSANQFPADPSYPYYLGWKFAPGERGIRINERLEKMTQATIDSLRLLQNDNFNVEARRVLPDLLKILEKDSSSKVNPAYQILANWNLRNDPEELGPTIFERWVKELRLAIWDDDFPSTDKKAPMMLPTRDRTWALLQKQPDSKWFDDKRTPKKTETAADIVRSTFAAAIDSLIDKHGRINDESWAWGKAKSTDIKHLVPLFKSFSRMDVINGGGANIVNATTEGGHGPSWRMVVQLDKTWPKAFGLYPGGQSGNPGSRLYDNMIDRWAKGELNELVFLKSKEENHPKIISTLKLGK; from the coding sequence ATGAAGTACATCCGTGCGTTGTTGAGTCTGCTGGTAGCTGGTGGACTGACGTACCTGCTCAATCAACCATTAGGTCCTGCTCCCGCTTTAGGGCCTTTTTTTAGTCCTTTTACTGGGTTTTGGCAAAATGACGAAGCTCCCCAAAAAGCATCTTCTTCTGAATTAAAACTACAAGGCCTAAAGGGCGAGGTGATTGTAAAATACGACGACAACGGCGTACCTCATATTTTTGCCGAAAACGACGCGGATTTATTTTTTGCGCAAGGGTACATCATCGCGCGTGATCGCCTGTGGCAAATGGATTTTTATACCCGCGTTACTTCTGGTCGTTTGAGTGAAGTGATGGGGCCGTTAGCGCTTGACTTTGACCGTTATAATCGCCGTCTCCAATTGCCAGAAGGTGCCGCAAAGCTCGCCGAAGCATTCATGAAAGACCCTGATTCAAAACTGGTTGCGGAGTCGTACTCTGCTGGTATAAATGCGTACATTGAGCAAGTTGAATACAAAGATTTAGCGATCGAATTCAAGATTTTGGGCTATCGCCCCGAAGCATGGTCACCGTTAAAAACGGCTTTGGTGGAGATGCTCATGCGCAAAGACATGAACGCCCGCTCCGATGATTATCGCATGTCAAATACATTGGCGGTGCACGGAGAAGAGGTCGTCAAAGATTTATTCCCCGATTATCCTATTGAAGAATCTCCCATCATTCCCAAAGGGACCAAGTGGACTTTTACGCCGGTGGCCGTGCCAAAAGTGCCCGAGATGCTGAAAGCAAGCGTGGCCGCACGGTTAGATATTGAATCAGAGAACCCAGGCATTGGCTCCAATAACTGGGCTGTGCATGGTTCGCGTACGTCAACGGGATTGCCACTGCTTTCCAATGATCCACATTTGGGTTTATCCCTTCCTTCCATTTGGTACCAAATGCAGCTCGTGTCGCCCACCGTCAATGTCTATGGTGTGTGTGTGCCTGGCTGGCCGGGTATAGGGATTGGTTTTAATAAAGACATTGCCTGGGGAATGACCAACGTAGGCTCCGATGTATTTGATTTTTACCAAATTAAGTTCAAAGATAAAACGCAGAAAGAATACCAACATGACGGACAATGGCGTCCAGTGACAATGAAAATCAATGAATTCAGGGTGAAAGGGGAAGCAAAAACCGTGCTGGATACGGTTCGATATACCCATCACGGGCCTGTTCTTTACAGTGACGGCCAAACGCCGTTTATGGGAGATTTACCCGTGGGTCATGCGCTCACGTGGATTGGGCCTGTGGCGGTGGGCAATTCGTTGAAAGCCTTGTACATGATTAATCGTGCCAAAAACTACGATGACTACCGCGCTATCATGCCTTATTTGGCTTCACCAGCGTTCAACGTGGTGTTTGCAAGCAATCAAAATGACGTGGCCATCACATCGGCGGGGCAGTTGCCGCTTAAGTGGAAAGAGCAGGGCAAGTTTGTGTTGGATGGGGCTAATCCCGCGCACGACTGGCGTGATTGGATTCCCGTTGAGCAAAATCCGTACGTCAAAAATCCAGCGCGTGGGTACGTAAGTTCGGCCAACCAATTCCCTGCTGACCCTTCTTATCCCTATTATTTGGGGTGGAAATTTGCACCCGGCGAGCGAGGAATTCGGATAAATGAGCGTTTGGAAAAAATGACCCAAGCCACCATCGACAGTCTGCGCCTACTCCAAAACGATAATTTTAACGTGGAAGCCCGCCGAGTTTTGCCCGATTTACTCAAAATATTGGAAAAGGATTCCAGTTCAAAAGTCAATCCGGCTTATCAGATTTTGGCGAACTGGAACCTTAGAAATGACCCCGAAGAGCTAGGGCCGACGATTTTTGAGCGTTGGGTAAAAGAATTGCGGTTGGCAATATGGGATGATGATTTTCCATCAACTGATAAAAAAGCTCCCATGATGCTTCCCACCCGTGACCGCACGTGGGCGTTGCTTCAAAAGCAACCAGATTCGAAATGGTTTGATGATAAAAGAACCCCTAAAAAGACGGAAACGGCCGCCGATATTGTTCGCTCTACCTTTGCCGCTGCGATAGATTCACTCATTGACAAACACGGACGTATCAATGACGAATCCTGGGCGTGGGGAAAAGCAAAAAGCACTGATATTAAACACCTTGTGCCACTTTTTAAGTCATTTTCACGAATGGATGTCATCAACGGTGGCGGTGCAAACATCGTCAATGCTACGACTGAGGGCGGTCACGGCCCCTCGTGGCGGATGGTGGTGCAATTGGACAAAACGTGGCCCAAAGCCTTTGGACTGTATCCAGGAGGTCAGTCTGGAAATCCGGGGAGTCGTTTGTATGATAACATGATTGACCGCTGGGCCAAGGGAGAATTGAACGAACTGGTGTTTTTGAAATCAAAAGAAGAGAATCATCCTAAGATTATTTCGACACTTAAATTGGGTAAATGA